The Vibrio agarivorans genome contains the following window.
TGCCCGTTTATCATAGCGTGTTTTGTCATGCGGTGTGAGATTGCATATAAAAAAGAAGCTAGACCGTAGCCTAGCTTCATCAATGCGTTAGGTTAAACTAGCTCTTAGAAAGAGTATTTTAGACCTAAACGTAGTGTGTCTTCTGCATCAACAGCGTATGGCGAGTCTTTATCGATGTTGTTGATAAGGTATGCAACGTACGCGTTAAGGTTTTTGTTGAACGCGTAATCACCGGTGATTTCAAAGAAGTCACTCTTGTCTTCTTTTTTGCCGTTCACTTTTTGGTCGGTAAGCTGGTAGGCACCCATGATAGAGAAGCCATTACCAAAGCCGTACACAGCAGAAAGTTCGACACCATTGAAGTCAGAACCATCTTTATCATCTACTTCACCTGTAGTGTAAGTACCTGCAAGGTATAGAGACTCATACGTATAGTTTACACCAGCAATGATTGCATCACCTGAACCATTACCTTCGCCGTTATCACCAGCAGAGTAACCAAGACCAAGACCAAGACCCATTGGTAAGTTATAAATAGCAGAGATACCGTAGCCGTTAGTGTCTTTTTCTTCACCTAGGATAGCACTCGCTTTTACAGTTAGTGCATCGAAGTCACCAGAGTAAACAATAGAGTTCTTTTGTTGCTCATCTGAAGCACCGATAAATGTCTTCTGAGCACCTGTAAAGGTTGTTACGTCAGACATTTGTGAGATTTGCACAGCAGCAGTATCTTGGCGACCAAATGAGATTGCGCCGAAGTCACCTTTAAGGCCTGCAAATAGGTAACGTTGTTTGAATTCGTTATCGCTTGTTGTCTGCTCTGCTTCATAGAAGCCAAAGCCTGATAGGCCATTAGCGATTTGAGTTTCACCGCCAACGTTTAGACGGAAGCGACTATTGTCTGCCATAGTACCGTCAATTTCTTCACCGCCGTTGCCAATAAAGTCACCACGGAATTCCGCGCGACCGCCGATGTTTAGTTCAGTGCCTTCGCTGCTGTATACGTTAGCTGCGTTAGCGCCAGTAGCCACTGCTGCAGCCGAAACTGCTAGAGTAATCAGAGTTTTGTTCATCTTATAAGTCCTAATTTACTGTCCATAAATCATGTAATTATTGTGCGAAGGGTCACCCTTCGCAGGGGTAAGCATGGTTGCATACCCATCTCCATTCAAGCGAGTTATGTCAGAATTGTGTCAAATTCATTGCATAAATATGAAAACGCCGTTTGGAGACCTATTTGTACACTGTTCAATAGTAAAATCGCTAGTAAAATGATATAAATTTCAGTTTTGAACGCTGTTTTATTTATTGTAAAAAAAGCTCAAGTTACTGTTAAATATGACTTTATGCCTGAAAAGTAAAAAGGAGCTAAAACGTGACCACAAAGTTCTGATTTAGTTTCATTTTGTGTGTTTTGATGCATATTGCTGGGCGTGGTTTTTTTGCATGGAATCAAGATCACATCGCATAGATAGCAAATCACCTCGCGAGTTTGATCAATTTAGGTGATTTACGGCGAGAGTTTGTTTACACTCATTCCATCAACCAAATTCAACACACAACCTAGTTATACCGCTGGGGGGTGTTTTTTTGTCCAAAGACAGCTTTGGCTTAGGGGTAATTACAATGGAAAAGGTTCCAATGACTGTTCGCGGTGCAGATTTGCTGCGCCAAGAGCTTGATCGTCTACTTAAACTTCGCCCACAGATCTCTGAAGCAATTGCAGAGGCACGCGAGCTAGGTGACCTGAAAGAGAATGCAGAATACCACGCGGCTCGTGAAGAGCAGGGAATCTGTGAAGCACAAATCCGTGATATCGAATACAAGCTTTCAGTTGCGCAGATCATTGATGTGACGCAAATGGATAACACGGGTAAAGTTATCTTCGGCTCAACGGTCACGCTTATTGACGTTGATACTGAAGAAGAGAAAACATACCAAATCGTTGGTGATGATGAAGCGGACATTAAAGCAGGCCGCATTTCTGTCAGCTCACCAATCGCACGTGGTCTAATCGGTAAGATGGAAGGCGACGAAGTGATGATCACCACACCAGGTGGTGCTAAAGATTTTGAAATCGACAGCGTAGAGTATCTATAAACTGTTCGATTGTGCCGAGTAATGGCTACAAAAAAAGGTCGCAGCTGCGACCTTTTTTATTCGATATCTACACAGAATAAGTCGATACAGAGTATGAGTTACTTGCGTGGAATTTCGATTTTGCGCTCTTCAGTTTGACGGTACAGAACTAGCGTCTTACCGATCGTTTGTACTTTTTCAGCACCAGTTTCACGCACGATAGCGTCAATGATTAGGTTTTTCGTTTCACGGTCTTCCGATGCAACTTTTACCTTAATCAGCTCGTGGTGATTTAGAGCGATTTCAATTTCCGCTAGAACAGCCTCTGTCAGTCCATTTGCGCCAAGTAGCACTACTGGTTTTAGAGAGTGTGCTAGGCCTTTTAGATGCTGCTTTTGTTTTGTGCTTAGGTTCATTACGCGGCCAATTTTCTTTACTATAAGGGTTGAAAACACCTATTTTACCGCCATCTATGGTGGAAGACTATAATTTATTAAGCAATATCCCCCTCATAGTGGAAGCGTCAGCGAAAATTATTTTCATTTTTTCCCAATAATCACAGAGTTAGCCTATGCTACTTAAGTGAGGAGGAGAAATGACCTATCGCGGCGTTTCGATTTATTTGGGAGATAGGTTAGGCCTATTAAAGCAATAGCTCCTATTTGTGGCTTATTGGGATTAGAATGAGTAAACAAAAACATTCGGCCAGTTCTGGTCGTTGGTTGAAGGAACACTTCGACGACAAGTATGCAAATGAAGCGAGAAAAAAGGGTTACCGTTCTCGTGCCTACTTCAAGATGGAAGAGATCCAAACAAAAGATAAACTGCTAAAACCAGGTATGACAGTTGTCGACCTTGGTGCGGCACCCGGAGGTTGGTCACAATACGCGGCAAAAATTCTCGGCGAGCAAGGGCAAGTGATTGCTTGTGATTTGTTACCGATGGATCCGATTGCTGGGGTGAGCTTCCTACAAGGCGATTTCCGTGATGATGCGGTACTAGAAGCGTTACTCGAAAGAATCCAACCTTCTATGGTTGACGTAGTAATGTCTGATATGGCGCCAAATATTGCGGGTAATAACTCGGTAGACCAACCACGCGCTATGTATTTGGTAGAGCTGGCACTGGATATGTGTCGACAAGTTCTAGCGACTAATGGTAGCTTTGTGGTTAAAGTCTTCCAAGGCGAAGGGTTTGATCAATACGTCAAGGATGTACGTGAAATGTTCACCACCGTTAAAGTGAGAAAACCTGACTCTTCTCGAGCACGTTCTCGTGAAGTCTTTATCGTAGCCACTGGTTACAAAGGTTAACTATTTTGCTGCATTCAGCAAAAGTTAACAGTATAGCTACAGCCAATAAACTGTAGTACCCTACCTTTAATTACAATTAGTTATCGAGAGGCTGACACCTTGAGTGACATGGCAAAAAATTTAATTCTGTGGCTAGTCATCGCTGTTGTTTTAATGTCAGTATTCCAGAGCTTTGGCCCTGGGGAAAGTAGTGGCAGAACAGTGGATTACACCACGTTTGTACAGGAAGTTGGCCAAGGCCAGATTCAAGAAGCGACCTTCAAAGATAGTGAAATCACTTTCACTCGCAGAGGTGGCGGCTCCCGTTTCGTAACCTACATGCCGGTCTACGACCAAAAAGTCTTAGACGATTTGATTAACCAGAACGTTAAAGTTCAAGGTACACCACCGGAAGAGCAGAGCCTACTAGGTTCAATCTTCATCTCGTGGTTCCCGATGATCTTGCTGATTGGTGTATGGATTTTCTTCATGCGTCAGATGCAAGGTGGCGGCGGCAAGGGCGCGATGTCCTTCGGTAAGAGCAAAGCGCGTATGATGAGTGAAGAGCAAATCAAAACGCTTTTCTCTGACGTAGCTGGCTGTGACGAAGCAAAAGAAGACGTGAAAGAGTTGGTGGATTACCTACGTGATCCAAGCCGATTCCAAAAGCTAGGCGGTAAAATCCCAACAGGTGTGCTGCTAGTCGGTCCTCCTGGTACAGGTAAGACGCTGCTTGCAAAAGCGATTGCTG
Protein-coding sequences here:
- a CDS encoding porin — protein: MNKTLITLAVSAAAVATGANAANVYSSEGTELNIGGRAEFRGDFIGNGGEEIDGTMADNSRFRLNVGGETQIANGLSGFGFYEAEQTTSDNEFKQRYLFAGLKGDFGAISFGRQDTAAVQISQMSDVTTFTGAQKTFIGASDEQQKNSIVYSGDFDALTVKASAILGEEKDTNGYGISAIYNLPMGLGLGLGYSAGDNGEGNGSGDAIIAGVNYTYESLYLAGTYTTGEVDDKDGSDFNGVELSAVYGFGNGFSIMGAYQLTDQKVNGKKEDKSDFFEITGDYAFNKNLNAYVAYLINNIDKDSPYAVDAEDTLRLGLKYSF
- the greA gene encoding transcription elongation factor GreA; the protein is MEKVPMTVRGADLLRQELDRLLKLRPQISEAIAEARELGDLKENAEYHAAREEQGICEAQIRDIEYKLSVAQIIDVTQMDNTGKVIFGSTVTLIDVDTEEEKTYQIVGDDEADIKAGRISVSSPIARGLIGKMEGDEVMITTPGGAKDFEIDSVEYL
- the yhbY gene encoding ribosome assembly RNA-binding protein YhbY, which translates into the protein MNLSTKQKQHLKGLAHSLKPVVLLGANGLTEAVLAEIEIALNHHELIKVKVASEDRETKNLIIDAIVRETGAEKVQTIGKTLVLYRQTEERKIEIPRK
- the rlmE gene encoding 23S rRNA (uridine(2552)-2'-O)-methyltransferase RlmE, giving the protein MSKQKHSASSGRWLKEHFDDKYANEARKKGYRSRAYFKMEEIQTKDKLLKPGMTVVDLGAAPGGWSQYAAKILGEQGQVIACDLLPMDPIAGVSFLQGDFRDDAVLEALLERIQPSMVDVVMSDMAPNIAGNNSVDQPRAMYLVELALDMCRQVLATNGSFVVKVFQGEGFDQYVKDVREMFTTVKVRKPDSSRARSREVFIVATGYKG